In Phoenix dactylifera cultivar Barhee BC4 unplaced genomic scaffold, palm_55x_up_171113_PBpolish2nd_filt_p 001576F, whole genome shotgun sequence, a genomic segment contains:
- the LOC103706822 gene encoding E3 ubiquitin-protein ligase RZF1-like: MASSAALPPNQNNHAAGVSGGEGYAANSGGSTAGRQPLTFWCHECDMSVTLLPSSSSSSSPPPLLCPECRGEFLEEMELPASPPPRHDQTLTLTLSLSDSDSDSDDPDDVDGIGDSPDGDDRRRRRRALNQSYLRRLIRQLTAGEGRSLPLPLPVRGPSPAPQASIDALPSVQISNPSLLCAVCKDEFPLHSNARQLPCSHLYHSDCIVPWLSLHNSCPVCRFRLPSVDSSAAPAAADHRRPRMSVRFGSFFDDDDDGDDGGGVLAIRTALHRIRRRHRQMLRARPSASAVGEASPTQMAQAETGSSGPATSGETVSSEWPVEGGGGSAGGRVDDEGDAVMSDIRVDLFD; encoded by the coding sequence ATGGCGTCCTCCGCCGCCCTTCCGCCGAACCAAAACAACCACGCCGCTGGTGTGAGCGGCGGAGAGGGCTACGCCGCCAACTCCGGCGGCAGCACCGCGGGCCGTCAACCCCTGACTTTCTGGTGCCACGAGTGCGACATGAGCGTGAcgctccttccctcctcctcatcctcctcctcccctccgcCTCTCCTCTGCCCCGAGTGCCGCGGCGAATTCCTCGAGGAGATGGAGCTCCCCGCCTCCCCCCCTCCCCGCCACgaccaaaccctaaccctaacgcTCTCCCTTTCCGACTCCGACTCTGACTCCGACGACCCTGACGACGTAGACGGCATCGGCGACTCCCCCGACGGCGACGACCGACGCCGCCGCCGGCGCGCGTTAAACCAGTCCTACCTCCGCCGCCTCATCCGCCAACTCACCGCCGGAGAAGGccgctccctccccctccccctccccgtcCGTGGCCCATCGCCGGCCCCCCAGGCCTCCATCGACGCCCTCCCTTCCGTCCAGATCTCCAACCCCTCCCTCCTCTGCGCCGTCTGCAAGGACGAGTTCCCCCTCCATTCCAACGCCCGCCAGCTCCCCTGCTCCCACCTCTACCACTCTGACTGCATCGTCCCCTGGCTCTCCCTCCACAACTCCTGCCCCGTCTGCCGCTTCCGCCTCCCCTCCGTCGACTCCTCCGCCGCCCCCGCCGCCGCGGACCACCGCCGACCCCGCATGTCTGTCCGGTTCGGGAGCttctttgatgatgatgatgatggggaTGATGGCGGCGGAGTCCTGGCCATCCGAACCGCGCTCCACCGCATCAGGAGGAGGCACCGCCAGATGCTGCGAGCGCGGCCGTCAGCGTCCGCGGTGGGTGAGGCGTCCCCCACCCAGATGGCGCAGGCTGAGACGGGGTCGTCTGGGCCGGCTACCAGTGGGGAGACGGTGTCATCGGAATGGCCGGTGGAAGGGGGAGGAGGATCGGCTGGTGGAAGGGTGGATGATGAGGGGGATGCTGTGATGTCAGATATTAGGGTGGATTTGTTCGATTGA